The following proteins are encoded in a genomic region of Arachis ipaensis cultivar K30076 chromosome B02, Araip1.1, whole genome shotgun sequence:
- the LOC107626443 gene encoding protein DMR6-LIKE OXYGENASE 2 — protein sequence MSPAMVMKSEESYEDNDEREVHHHQYQKGVKQLVENGRIHTLPQRYIFPASDRPIITTTEEQDDDSSFVGNKKIDLPIIDFSELIGSNRLQALRSLAHACQHYGFFQLVNHGISEEVIRRMKDVMGRFFNQAYEERAKHMTSDMKAAVRYGTSFSQNKDSVFCWRDFLKLLCHPLSDYLPHWPQSPMDLREVAATYAEETNNLFLRLMEAILESLGIKEEEEEDDNNNNIMKKLEEGGSQMMVANLYPPCPEPDLTLGMPPHSDYGLLTLLLQDEEVEGLQIQFQGKWLTVKPISNAFVVNVGDHLEIFSNGRYKSVLHRVLVNEIKSRTSVASLHSLPFNCTVKPSLKLIDDANPKRYKDTDFHTFLAYVSSREPKGKDFLHSRKLTSFTTH from the exons ATGTCCCCTGCAATGGTGATGAAAAGTGAAGAGAGTTATGAAGATAATGATGAGAGAGAAGTTCATCATCATCAATATCAAAAGGGAGTGAAGCAGCTTGTTGAGAATGGAAGAATCCACACACTGCCTCAAAGGTACATATTTCCAGCTTCTGACAGACCAATCATCACTACAACTGAAGAACAAGATGATGATTCAAGTTTTGTtggaaataaaaaaattgatttgccAATCATTGATTTCTCCGAATTGATTGGTTCAAATAGGCTTCAAGCCCTTCGATCATTAGCTCATGCTTGTCAACATTACGGATTTTTTCAG TTGGTGAATCATGGGATCTCAGAGGAAGTTATAAGGAGGATGAAGGATGTGATGGGAAGATTCTTCAACCAAGCATATGAGGAAAGAGCAAAGCATATGACAAGTGACATGAAAGCTGCTGTTAGGTATGGAACAAGCTTCAGCCAAAACAAAGACTCTGTCTTTTGTTGGAGAGATTTCTTGAAGCTTCTTTGCCATCCTTTGTCTGATTACCTTCCTCATTGGCCTCAATCCCCTATGGACCTTAG GGAAGTGGCGGCTACCTACGCAGAAGAAACCAATAACTTGTTTCTAAGGTTAATGGAAGCAATTTTGGAGAGCTTAgggatcaaagaagaagaagaagaagatgataataataataatattatgaaGAAGTTGGAAGAAGGTGGGAGTCAAATGATGGTGGCAAATTTGTACCCTCCATGTCCTGAGCCAGATTTGACACTTGGAATGCCACCTCACTCAGATTATGGGCTTCTAACATTGCTACTTCAAGATGAAGAGGTTGAGGGTTTGCAAATTCAATTTCAAGGAAAGTGGCTCACTGTTAAACCCATTTCCAATGCCTTTGTTGTCAATGTTGGTGACCACTTAGAG aTATTTAGCAATGGGAGATACAAGAGCGTGTTGCATAGGGTATTGGTGAATGAAATAAAGAGTAGAACTTCAGTGGCATCATTGCATAGCCTTCCATTCAATTGCACTGTGAAACCGTCGCTAAAACTCATTGATGACGCTAATCCAAAGCGTTACAAAGACACTGATTTTCATACATTTCTTGCTTATGTTTCCTCACGAGAGCCCAAGGGAAAGGATTTCCTTCACTCTAGGAAATTGACTTCCTTCACTACTCATTAA